In a genomic window of Pseudoliparis swirei isolate HS2019 ecotype Mariana Trench chromosome 20, NWPU_hadal_v1, whole genome shotgun sequence:
- the lpar6a gene encoding lysophosphatidic acid receptor 6a — protein MGPEFGFAIISFVDSAARGNCVTDPSEMYNSTLPPFNLTQRWAEDSTANSSTCDKNDGFKYPLYSAVFSIVFVVGLITNVVAIYIFTCSLKLRNETTTYMMNLVVSDLLFVFTLPLRVFYFINQNWPFGGMLCKVSVSLFYTNMYGSILFLTCISVDRFLAIVHPFRSRALRTKRNAKIVCVAVWVLVLSGSLPTGFMLQTTSPHYNKSNAMFCFENFSSKQWKSHLSKMVIFIETVGFVIPLLLNVFCSIMVLQTLRQPHTISHGGKLNKTKILRMIIVHLFIFCFCFIPYNVNLVFYALVRTKILKGCFAESVVRTIYPIALCIAVSNCCFDPIIYYFTSETIQNSMKRKSQVNRSYEVKFSEAQQSETTTNLQSSLRNLKAKVFHNESSV, from the exons ATGGGGCCTGAATTTGGATTTGCCATCATTTCTTTCGTGGACTCAGCGGCTCGTGGTAATTGTGTGACTGATCCATCTGA AATGTACAACAGTACCCTCCCTCCCTTCAACTTAACCCAGCGCTGGGCTGAAGACAGCACGGCAAACAGTTCTACCTGTGACAAGAACGATGGATTCAAATACCCGTTGTACAGCGCCGTCTTCAGCATCGTGTTTGTGGTGGGCCTGATCACCAACGTTGTGGCCATTTACATATTCACCTGCTCCCTGAAGCTGAGGAACGAGACCACGACCTACATGATGAACCTGGTCGTGTCTGACCTGCTGTTTGTCTTCACGCTACCTCTGAGGGTCTTCTACTTCATCAACCAGAACTGGCCTTTCGGAGGCATGCTCTGCAAGGTGTCCGTCTCCCTCTTCTACACCAACATGTATGGCAGCATCCTCTTTCTCACCTGCATCAGCGTGGATCGCTTCCTCGCCATCGTGCACCCGTTCCGCTCCAGGGCGCTTCGGACCAAGCGCAACGCCAAGATAGTGTGCGTTGCCGTGTGGGTGCTGGTGCTGTCCGGGAGCCTCCCCACTGGGTTCATGCTGCAGACCACCTCACCCCACTACAACAAGAGTAACGCCATGTTCTGCTTTGAGAACTTCTCCTCCAAGCAGTGGAAATCTCACCTGTCCAAAATGGTGATATTCATAGAGACGGTGGGCTTCGTCATCCCCCTTCTGCTCAACGTGTTCTGCTCCATCATGGTGCTGCAGACTCTGCGCCAGCCCCACACCATCAGTCACGGCGGGAAGCTGAACAAAACAAAGATCCTGCGCATGATAATTGTGCATCTCTTTATTTTTTGCTTCTGCTTCATCCCCTACAATGTGAACTTGGTTTTCTATGCTTTGGTCCGCACTAAGATTTTAAAAGGCTGCTTTGCGGAGTCGGTGGTCCGGACGATCTACCCGATAGCCCTCTGCATCGCTGTGTCCAACTGCTGCTTTGATCCCATTATTTACTATTTCACCTCAGAAACCATCCAGAACTCCATGAAGAGAAAGTCTCAGGTCAACCGGTCGTACGAGGTCAAGTTCTCCGAGGCGCAGCAGTCAGAAACCACCACCAACctgcagagcagcctgaggaATCTCAAAGCTAAAGTGTTCCACAATGAGTCGTCGGTGTGA